The Bombus huntii isolate Logan2020A chromosome 1, iyBomHunt1.1, whole genome shotgun sequence genome contains a region encoding:
- the LOC126867714 gene encoding proteasome subunit beta type-1 translates to MALLSENSGRSLPDYETQAAKMKSFSPYADNGGSVIALAGDDFCVIAADTRLSTGFSIYTREQQKLFPLSSKTILGCSGCWCDTLTLTRLLSARMQMYEHEHQKEMPTLAVAQMLSTMLYYKRFFPYYVSNILGGLDEDGKGCVYSYDPIGHCEVTKYRAGGSAGALLQPLLDNQIGYKNQEGVEPIPLTQEKAVAIIKDVFISAAERDIYTGDSISIKIITKDGIQDSTFELRKD, encoded by the exons ATGGCTCTTTTAAGTGAAAATTCGGGAAGATCGTTACCTGATTACGAGACACAAGCAGCAAAAATGAAAAGTTTCAGTCCGTACGCTGATAACGGAGG GAGTGTCATAGCCCTTGCAGGAGATGATTTCTGTGTAATAGCAGCAGATACACGTCTCAGTACAGGATTTTCCATTTATACACGTGAACAACAAAAACTCTTCCCTTTGTCATCTAAAACTATTTTGGGTTGTTCAGGCTGCTGGTGCGATACGCTTACTTTAACTAGACTTTTGTCTGCAAGAATGCAG ATGTATGAACATGAACACCAAAAAGAAATGCCAACATTAGCAGTTGCACAGATGTTATCAacaatgttatattataaacGTTTCTTTCCTTATTATGTGAGCAACATTCTTGGTGGATTAGATGAGGATGGTAAAGGTTGTGTATACAGTTATGATCCCATAGGACATTGTGAAGTAACAAAATATAGAGCAGGTGGTTCTGCTGGTGCTCTTCTGCAGCCCCTTTTGGACAATCAG aTTGGATATAAAAATCAAGAAGGTGTTGAACCTATCCCTTTAACTCAAGAAAAAGCTGTTGCAATTATAAAAGATGTTTTCATATCAGCTGCAGAAAGAGATATTTACACTGGCGATTCTATAAGTatcaaaattataacaaaagATGGCATACAAGATTCAACCTTTGAATTGAGAAAAGATTAA
- the LOC126867725 gene encoding endothelial differentiation-related factor 1 homolog, whose product MSDWNTAPITLRKRPPKASVLKSEQAVNAARRQGFVIETQAKWGGGTNKQHVATKNTAKLDRETEELKHDKIPLDLGKLIQQGRQSKGLSQKDLATKVNEKAQVINDYEAGRGIPNQMVIGKIEKVLGIKLRGKDRGKPLSLPGNKK is encoded by the exons ATGTCAGATTGGAATACCGCTCCTATTACATTACGGAAACGTCCACCAAAAGCTTCAGTACTTAAATCAGAACAG GCAGTGAATGCTGCACGTCGTCAAGGATTTGTGATCGAAACACAAGCAAAAT GGGGTGGAggaacaaataaacaacatgTAGCTACTAAAAACACAGCTAAGTTGGACAGAGAAACAGAAGAGTTGAAACACGACAAAATTCCACTTGATCTTGGTAAATTAATTCAACAGGGAAGACAAAGTAAAGGATTATCTCAGAAAGACCTTGCGACA AAAGTAAATGAAAAAGCACAAGTCATCAATGATTATGAAGCAGGTCGTGGAATTCCAAATCAAATGGTGATTGGCAAAATAGAGAAAGTGTTGGGAATCAAATTGCGTGGTAAAGATCGTGGTAAACCATTATCACTTCCTGGGAATAAAAAGTGA
- the LOC126864218 gene encoding ran GTPase-activating protein 1-like isoform X2 produces MSSFNLSDLEAQLQDITENNADNGVSFAKKSLKLDTEEDALEIVKAIRACTNLEYLDLEGNTLGPLAAKAVAQALQENGTLMKRALWKDMFTGRVKTEIPKALEYLGSALCIAGTRLFELDLSDNAFGPIGIEGLANFLTSSSCYTLRVLRLNNNGLGISGGKILAKALLDCYNNSFQGGSPALALKVFVAGRNRLENDGAKALASVFEKLTSLEEVVMPQNGIYYQGIIALANGLSSNPGLRILNLNDNTVGPKGAQAIAKALPNFQNLEQLNLGDCLLKTQGAIVLAEALGVEGSYPLLAELNLSYNEIRTRGANPIALAMAKKERLVTLQLDGNHFGQTGRTILRDSLIISERIGSLGTLNDDESEDNEESDEEDEEEDDEGNDEKDESENESKENIDNNKDMIINGSIVQPKITIVEFLKSPTGEKLLLLPDDVVQDFITYVKNLSENDASPELKFIEEFTRIIMKVSALSTTGYADVRLRTQYLTDALYSKLCSFVTENDQISVWNNTLLVNLGLIKAEDKSSGKIDWNLEGCFKALETVSQKDYFLQETRSTLKFFLENPVKVNKKKVMDSFEHSKDSLKAVLNSMQNAGFQPG; encoded by the exons ATGTCGTCGTTCAATTTGAGCGATCTTGAAGCACAATTACAAGAtattactgaaaataatgCCGATAACGGTGTCTCTTTCGCAAAGAAATCGCTTAAACTTGATACTGAAGAAGACG CATTGGAAATAGTCAAAGCAATACGAGCATGTACAAATCTGGAGTACCTAGACTTAGAGGGCAACACTTTAGGACCACTTGCAGCCAAAGCTGTAGCTCAGGCATTACAAGAAAATGGTACATTAATGAAACGTGCTCTTTGGAAAGATATGTTTACTGGCCGTGTAAAGACAGAAATACCAAAAGCTCTTGAATATCTTGGCTCTGCGCTGTGTATTGCTGGTACTCGCCTCTTTGAACTTGACTTAAGTGATAATGCTTTTGGCCCAATTGGTATTGAAGGATTAGCCAATTTCCTAACTTCTAGTTCTTGTTATACTCTTCGTGTACTGAGATTAAATAACAATGGACTTGGAATATCAGGTGGAAAAATATTGGCAAAAGCATTATTAGATTGTTATAATAATAGTTTCCAGGGAG GATCACCTGCCTTAGCACTAAAAGTATTTGTGGCTGGAAGAAATAGATTAGAAAACGATGGTGCAAAGGCGTTGGCATCTGTTTTTGAAAAGTTAACCAGTTTAGAAGAAGTTGTTATGCCTCAAAATGGTATATACTATCAAGGTATAATAGCACTTGCCAATGGATTGTCTTCTAATCCTGGATTGCGAATTTTAAATCTCAATGATAATACTGTTGGGCCAAAAGGAGCCCAAGCAATTGCTAAAGCATTACCAAACTTCCAAAATTTAGAACAACTTAATCTTGGCGATTGTTTGCTCAAAACACAAGGTGCTATAGTTTTAGCAGAAGCGTTAGGAGTTGAAGGGAGTTATCCATTACTCGCAGAACTTAATTTAAGTTACAATGAAATCAGAACAAGGGGTGCCAATCCCATAGCTCTTGCTATGGCTAAGAAAGAACGTCTTGTAACCCTACAATTGGATGGAAACCATTTTGGTCAAACTGGCCGTACTATTTTGCGCGATTCGCTTATAATTTCTGAAAGAATTGGATCGTTAGGTACATTAAATGATGATGAGAGCGAAGATAACGAAGAATCTGATGAAGAAGATGAGGAGGAAGATGACGAAGGAAATGATGAAAAAGATGAAAGTGAAAATGAAAGCaaagaaaatatagataataatAAGGACATGATTATAAATGGTAGCATAGTACAACCAAAAATAACTATCGtggaatttttaaaatcaCCAACAGGAGAAAAATTATTGCTATTACCAGATGATGTAGTGCAAGATTTTATAACTTACGTCAAA AATTTGTCGGAGAACGATGCATCTcctgaattaaaatttatcgaaGAGTTTACAAGAATAATTATGAAAGTATCAGCACTCAGTACAACTGGTTATGCTGACGTGAGACTAAGAACTCAGTATCTTACAGATGCTTTATATTCAAAACTATGTTCTTTTGTAACAGAAAATGATCAGATTTCTGTTTGGAATAACACATTGCTAGTCAACCTAGgtttaataaaa GCTGAAGATAAAAGTAGTGGGAAAATTGATTGGAATTTGGAAGGATGTTTCAAAGCATTAGAAACAGTTAGTCAAAAAGACTATTTTTTACAAGAAACACGAAGtacattgaaattttttttagaaaatccaGTAAAagtgaacaaaaaaaaagttatggattcgtttgaacatTCAAAAGACTCTCTTAAAGCTGTTCTAAATAGTATGCAAA ATGCAGGATTCCAACCAGGTTGA
- the LOC126864218 gene encoding ran GTPase-activating protein 1-like isoform X1, giving the protein MSSFNLSDLEAQLQDITENNADNGVSFAKKSLKLDTEEDALEIVKAIRACTNLEYLDLEGNTLGPLAAKAVAQALQENGTLMKRALWKDMFTGRVKTEIPKALEYLGSALCIAGTRLFELDLSDNAFGPIGIEGLANFLTSSSCYTLRVLRLNNNGLGISGGKILAKALLDCYNNSFQGGSPALALKVFVAGRNRLENDGAKALASVFEKLTSLEEVVMPQNGIYYQGIIALANGLSSNPGLRILNLNDNTVGPKGAQAIAKALPNFQNLEQLNLGDCLLKTQGAIVLAEALGVEGSYPLLAELNLSYNEIRTRGANPIALAMAKKERLVTLQLDGNHFGQTGRTILRDSLIISERIGSLGTLNDDESEDNEESDEEDEEEDDEGNDEKDESENESKENIDNNKDMIINGSIVQPKITIVEFLKSPTGEKLLLLPDDVVQDFITYVKFFAFQNLSENDASPELKFIEEFTRIIMKVSALSTTGYADVRLRTQYLTDALYSKLCSFVTENDQISVWNNTLLVNLGLIKAEDKSSGKIDWNLEGCFKALETVSQKDYFLQETRSTLKFFLENPVKVNKKKVMDSFEHSKDSLKAVLNSMQNAGFQPG; this is encoded by the exons ATGTCGTCGTTCAATTTGAGCGATCTTGAAGCACAATTACAAGAtattactgaaaataatgCCGATAACGGTGTCTCTTTCGCAAAGAAATCGCTTAAACTTGATACTGAAGAAGACG CATTGGAAATAGTCAAAGCAATACGAGCATGTACAAATCTGGAGTACCTAGACTTAGAGGGCAACACTTTAGGACCACTTGCAGCCAAAGCTGTAGCTCAGGCATTACAAGAAAATGGTACATTAATGAAACGTGCTCTTTGGAAAGATATGTTTACTGGCCGTGTAAAGACAGAAATACCAAAAGCTCTTGAATATCTTGGCTCTGCGCTGTGTATTGCTGGTACTCGCCTCTTTGAACTTGACTTAAGTGATAATGCTTTTGGCCCAATTGGTATTGAAGGATTAGCCAATTTCCTAACTTCTAGTTCTTGTTATACTCTTCGTGTACTGAGATTAAATAACAATGGACTTGGAATATCAGGTGGAAAAATATTGGCAAAAGCATTATTAGATTGTTATAATAATAGTTTCCAGGGAG GATCACCTGCCTTAGCACTAAAAGTATTTGTGGCTGGAAGAAATAGATTAGAAAACGATGGTGCAAAGGCGTTGGCATCTGTTTTTGAAAAGTTAACCAGTTTAGAAGAAGTTGTTATGCCTCAAAATGGTATATACTATCAAGGTATAATAGCACTTGCCAATGGATTGTCTTCTAATCCTGGATTGCGAATTTTAAATCTCAATGATAATACTGTTGGGCCAAAAGGAGCCCAAGCAATTGCTAAAGCATTACCAAACTTCCAAAATTTAGAACAACTTAATCTTGGCGATTGTTTGCTCAAAACACAAGGTGCTATAGTTTTAGCAGAAGCGTTAGGAGTTGAAGGGAGTTATCCATTACTCGCAGAACTTAATTTAAGTTACAATGAAATCAGAACAAGGGGTGCCAATCCCATAGCTCTTGCTATGGCTAAGAAAGAACGTCTTGTAACCCTACAATTGGATGGAAACCATTTTGGTCAAACTGGCCGTACTATTTTGCGCGATTCGCTTATAATTTCTGAAAGAATTGGATCGTTAGGTACATTAAATGATGATGAGAGCGAAGATAACGAAGAATCTGATGAAGAAGATGAGGAGGAAGATGACGAAGGAAATGATGAAAAAGATGAAAGTGAAAATGAAAGCaaagaaaatatagataataatAAGGACATGATTATAAATGGTAGCATAGTACAACCAAAAATAACTATCGtggaatttttaaaatcaCCAACAGGAGAAAAATTATTGCTATTACCAGATGATGTAGTGCAAGATTTTATAACTTACGTCAAA TTTTTTGCATTTCAGAATTTGTCGGAGAACGATGCATCTcctgaattaaaatttatcgaaGAGTTTACAAGAATAATTATGAAAGTATCAGCACTCAGTACAACTGGTTATGCTGACGTGAGACTAAGAACTCAGTATCTTACAGATGCTTTATATTCAAAACTATGTTCTTTTGTAACAGAAAATGATCAGATTTCTGTTTGGAATAACACATTGCTAGTCAACCTAGgtttaataaaa GCTGAAGATAAAAGTAGTGGGAAAATTGATTGGAATTTGGAAGGATGTTTCAAAGCATTAGAAACAGTTAGTCAAAAAGACTATTTTTTACAAGAAACACGAAGtacattgaaattttttttagaaaatccaGTAAAagtgaacaaaaaaaaagttatggattcgtttgaacatTCAAAAGACTCTCTTAAAGCTGTTCTAAATAGTATGCAAA ATGCAGGATTCCAACCAGGTTGA
- the LOC126864262 gene encoding phosphatidylserine lipase ABHD16A, with protein sequence MSFIRTLWKCNFGPRLFKVYEITWIGRLVEKSYEPNSLERWGDQIVICFAAIWSISLYTIPLVAIFFYQHSNSITENISFLCKLAASASAIFIASLAARGCSRANNPIYLKFLKTLNEVNAHYNVETKQELDKYEFEFWARPVDFDIRNIEKVTAKGKLTLEKIAASSGRIKRQTGKEFICTLPCKFLSYIVAHTFAIKMIYPGSVTVLNWAFRSTLLKGRIHLIKHGGERYKLLTADNNEIDAIFVDRRNKKTNGNMLVITCEGNCGFYETGIISTPMSKGYSILGWNHPGFGSSTGAPYPLQEENAIDCVMRFAIDHLKFPEEQIIVYGWSIGGYTATWAAMNYPSIQSLVLDATFDDVLPLAIMTMSSSLEGLVRNIIRDYFNLNIAEQLNRYNGTVLLIRRTEDEVVCTPSGNNLSGNRGNMLLTKLLIRRYPHIFAETSGCATLLVRFLSADISTRKSIIETVRVDEKQCLKLIGADIKKNGDIVLYPSTLGEDCDSTTKQQLIVFLATMYMKDQPSSHCTPLAVDLFQPGWNPASAMSITE encoded by the exons ATGTCTTTCATTCGCACACTTTGGAAATGTAATTTTGGTCCTCGCCTTTTTAAAGTTTATGAAATAACATGGATCGGTCGTTTAGTTGag aaaTCATATGAGCCTAACAGTTTAGAACGATGGGGTGATCAAATCGTAATTTGC ttTGCAGCAATTTGGTCCATAAGTCTATATACAATTCCATTAGTGGCTATCTTTTTCTATCAACACAGCAATTCTATAACagagaatatttctttcttgtGCAAATTAGCAGCAAGTGCTAGTGCAATTTTTATTGCATCATTAGCAGCTCGTGGTTGTTCTAGAGCCAATAATccaatatatttgaaattcttgAAAACACTGAATGAAGTAAATGCACATTATAATGTCGAAACAAAGCAAGAACTtgataaatatgaatttgagTTCTGGGCAAGACCTGTAGATTTTGACATcagaaatatagaaaa GGTTACAGCTAAAGGGAAGTTGACTTTAGAAAAAATTGCAGCTTCTAGTGGTCGTATAAAAAGGCAAACTGGTAAAGAATTCATATGTACATTGCCttgtaaatttttatcgtatattGTAGCTCACACTTTTGCTATTAAGATGATATATCCTGGAAGTGTAACAGTTCTTAACTGGGCATTTC GATCTACACTTCTAAAAGGAAGAATACATTTAATAAAACATGGTGGGGAAAGATACAAATTGTTAACTGCagataataatgaaattgatgCTATATTCGTTGACAGACGTAACAA gaAAACAAATGGCAACATGTTGGTTATCACTTGTGAAGGAAATTGTGGATTTTATGAAACTGGTATTATATCAACTCCAATGAGTAAAGGATATTCTATATTGGGTTGGAATCACCCAGGTTTTGGTAGCAGTACT GGTGCGCCGTATCCTCTTCAAGAAGAGAATGCTATCGATTGCGTAATGCGCTTCGCAATCGATCATTTAAAATTCCCCGAGGAACAAATAATTGTTTATGGTTGGAGTATTGGTGGATACACTGCAACATGGGCTGCTATGAACTATCCTTCTATTCAAAGTTTG GTATTAGATGCTACATTTGATGATGTACTTCCGTTAGCTATTATGACAATGTCCTCGTCGCTAGAGGGTTTGGTACGAAACATTATTAGGGACTATTTCAATTTGAATATTGCTGAGCAATTAAATAG ATATAATGGCACGGTATTGCTTATACGAAGAACAGAAGATGAAGTAGTATGTACCCCCAGTGGTAATAATTTATCAGGAAATCGTGGTAATATGCTGCTTACAAAACTTCTAATACGACGTTATCCACATATTTTTGCGGAAACCTCAGGGTGTGCTACACTTTTAGTGAGATTTTTATCTGCAGATATATCTACTAGaa aatCAATAATCGAAACAGTAAGGGTTGATGAAAAACAGTGTCTGAAACTTATTGGAgcagatataaaaaaaaatggtgATATTGTACTGTATCCCTCCACACTTGGAGAAGACTGTGATTCTACGacaaaacaacaacttattgtATTTCTT GCAACAATGTATATGAAGGATCAACCATCATCACATTGTACACCGTTAGCAGTGGATTTGTTTCAACCTGGTTGGAATCCTGCATCTGCAATGTCAATAACAGAATAA
- the LOC126867652 gene encoding GDP-mannose 4,6 dehydratase isoform X1, translated as MATDGRRRVALITGITGQDGSYLAEFLLEKGYDVHGIIRRASSFNTARIQHLYADPKCHRQGRMKLHYGDMTDSSSLVKVISSVQPTEIYNLAAQSHVMVSFEVSEYTAEVDAVGTVRLLDAIRTCGLEKSVKFYHASTSELYGRVTQVPQNEKTPFYPRSPYACAKLYSFWIVVNYREAYNMFACNGILFNHESPRRGENFVTRKVTRSIAKIQLGLQDVLELGNLDAKRDWGHAKDYVEAMWLMLQQPIPDDYVIATGETHSVREFVEAAFLYVGRTIKWEGEGINEIGQDAQTGQVLVKVNPKYFRPTEVDVLLGDANKAKEKIGWKPTVTFEGLVKDMMDSDLELMRKNSNA; from the exons ATGGCAACTGACGGCAGAAGACGCGTCGCATTAATTACTGGTATTACCGGACAA GATGGTTCCTATTTAGCTGAATTCTTATTGGAAAAAGGATACGATGTACATGGTATAATTAGGAGAGCTAGTTCTTTTAATACTGCCCGAATTCAACATCTTTATGCAGATCCAAAATGCCACCGCCAAGGCAGAATGAAGCTTCATTATGGTGATATGACAGATTCCAGTAGTTTAGTTAAAGTGATTAGTTCTGTGCAACCAACAGAGATTTATAATCTTGCTGCTCAAAGTCATGTCATG GTAAGTTTTGAAGTAAGTGAATATACTGCTGAAGTAGATGCAGTAGGAACAGTTAGATTATTAGATGCAATACGTACTTGTGGCCTTGAAAAATCTGTAAAATTTTACCATGCGTCAACATCTGAACTTTATGGCAGAGTAACTCAAGTACCACAAAATGAAAAAACTCCATTTTACCCTCGTTCACCGTATG CTTGCGCAAAATTATATAGCTTCTGGATTGTGGTAAACTATAGAGAAGCATATAATATGTTTGCATGTAATGgtatattatttaatcatGAAAGTCCTCGTAGAGGAGAGAACTTTGTTACAAGAAAAGTAACTAGATCTATAGCGAAGATACAGTTAGGTTTACAAGATGTTCTTGAACTAGGAAATTTAGATGCTAAACGAGATTGGGGACATGCAAAAGATTATGTTGAA GCAATGTGGTTGATGTTGCAACAGCCAATTCCGGATGATTATGTTATAGCAACAGGAGAAACGCATAGTGTTAGAGAATTTGTGGAGGCAGCATTTCTATATGTAGGTCGTACTATTAAGTGGGAAGGTGAAGGTATAAACGAAATAGGACAGGATGCACAAACAGGACAAGTATTGGTTAAAGTAAATCCTAAATATTTCCGTCCGACGGAAGTC GATGTACTTTTGGGTGATGCTAATAAAGCGAAGGAAAAAATTGGCTGGAAACCTACTGTTACGTTTGag GGTCTTGTAAAGGATATGATGGATTCTGATTTAGAACTAATGAGAAAAAATTCAAATGCCTGA
- the LOC126867652 gene encoding GDP-mannose 4,6 dehydratase isoform X2, translated as MKLHYGDMTDSSSLVKVISSVQPTEIYNLAAQSHVMVSFEVSEYTAEVDAVGTVRLLDAIRTCGLEKSVKFYHASTSELYGRVTQVPQNEKTPFYPRSPYACAKLYSFWIVVNYREAYNMFACNGILFNHESPRRGENFVTRKVTRSIAKIQLGLQDVLELGNLDAKRDWGHAKDYVEAMWLMLQQPIPDDYVIATGETHSVREFVEAAFLYVGRTIKWEGEGINEIGQDAQTGQVLVKVNPKYFRPTEVDVLLGDANKAKEKIGWKPTVTFEGLVKDMMDSDLELMRKNSNA; from the exons ATGAAGCTTCATTATGGTGATATGACAGATTCCAGTAGTTTAGTTAAAGTGATTAGTTCTGTGCAACCAACAGAGATTTATAATCTTGCTGCTCAAAGTCATGTCATG GTAAGTTTTGAAGTAAGTGAATATACTGCTGAAGTAGATGCAGTAGGAACAGTTAGATTATTAGATGCAATACGTACTTGTGGCCTTGAAAAATCTGTAAAATTTTACCATGCGTCAACATCTGAACTTTATGGCAGAGTAACTCAAGTACCACAAAATGAAAAAACTCCATTTTACCCTCGTTCACCGTATG CTTGCGCAAAATTATATAGCTTCTGGATTGTGGTAAACTATAGAGAAGCATATAATATGTTTGCATGTAATGgtatattatttaatcatGAAAGTCCTCGTAGAGGAGAGAACTTTGTTACAAGAAAAGTAACTAGATCTATAGCGAAGATACAGTTAGGTTTACAAGATGTTCTTGAACTAGGAAATTTAGATGCTAAACGAGATTGGGGACATGCAAAAGATTATGTTGAA GCAATGTGGTTGATGTTGCAACAGCCAATTCCGGATGATTATGTTATAGCAACAGGAGAAACGCATAGTGTTAGAGAATTTGTGGAGGCAGCATTTCTATATGTAGGTCGTACTATTAAGTGGGAAGGTGAAGGTATAAACGAAATAGGACAGGATGCACAAACAGGACAAGTATTGGTTAAAGTAAATCCTAAATATTTCCGTCCGACGGAAGTC GATGTACTTTTGGGTGATGCTAATAAAGCGAAGGAAAAAATTGGCTGGAAACCTACTGTTACGTTTGag GGTCTTGTAAAGGATATGATGGATTCTGATTTAGAACTAATGAGAAAAAATTCAAATGCCTGA